In Terriglobia bacterium, the genomic window AGATGATCCGACGACAGGTAGATCGCGTCGTACAGCGCGGTCTCCCCGCGCGCATCGATGTTGTCGAGGGCATCGACCAGATCGCCGATACTGCCGGTGAAATCCTGCTCGAGATAGGCGGAGTCGTCGAAATTGACGATGAAGGTCTCGTCGTCCGGATTGCTCTCCCGCACGAAAGCCAAAGCCGCGCTGTTCACACGTTCGCGTTTGTTGCGCATGCTGCCGCTGTTGTCGATGACCAGACCGAGGCTCAGGGGAATGTCTTCGTGGCGGAAGGTTTTGATCGTCTGCTGGACTTTGTCTTCGAAGACCTGGAAGTTTTCCTGTTTCAGGCCGTCGACCGGCCGTCCTTCCTTATCCTGCACGGAAACCGGGAGTTGGACTTCAACGGTCTCGACTTTCAGGCTGAAATCCTTGTCGTTCTGACCTTTCTGCGGCTGCGGTTTATCCTGCGCGGCGAGCGCAAAACTCGACAGACACACAACTGCAATGAAAAGGAATTTACGCATGTCTCCTATTGAAAGACGTTAGTCTTTGGTCGCAGGCGCTGCGTCGGCCATCGCGGCAAAGTAGCCCGACTTGGCCCGCACGTTCAGGTGCTGGATTCCTTTGGGAGGATTCACTTTCACTTTGAGCTTGCGCCACTTCCCGTCCTTCGCTCCATTCGTTGAATGATAGCCGAGTACGTACTGATTTTTCAGCTCGACCGCGATCTTCGTGCAGATATCGTCCAGTTCCTGTACGGAATCCGGGAAGAATGCGCGTCCTCCGGTGAGGTCCGCTAATTCTTCGATCATCGCGCGGCCGCTACGCCCGGCGTTCAACTGTGAATTAAAGTCATCGACGATGCCGATCCCATAGATCTGCACGTCCTGTTCTTTGACGAAGTCTTTGACGTTTTGGAAGGTGTACCGGCTGCGATTGTCCTCGCCGTCGGTAATCAGAAGGAGCGCCTTTTTCGGATTGCTGCCTTCCTTGAGCTTCTCGAGGCCCAGGTAGACCGAATCGTACATGGCCGTCATGCCCTTGGCGTTGGTCATGAGCAGCTTGCTCTGAAGCCTCGTGACGTCTGTCGTGAAATCGGCGACCACTTCGGGCCGATTCGCGAAGGTCACGAGAAAGTACTCATCATCTGGATTGCCGGTTTTCAAAAATGTCGCAGCAGCCTGTGTGGAAGTTCCGATCTTCTCTTTCATGCTGCCGCTGACATCGAAAATGATGCCAACGCTGATCGGTACATCTTCGGCGTTGAAATATTCAACCTTTTGTTCGACTTTGTCTTCCCAGATCTGGAAGTGCTGCGATTCCAATCCGCTGACGTATCTATTGAGTTGATCGGTGACTGTCGCATTGACGAGCACCAGATCGACGTCAACCTTAAGGGTCTGCGAAGGCTTCTTGTCGGCAGCGTTTTGCAGGGAAGCCTGACTCCGAGCCGTTCGTGCGATGATAGCGACGGGGAGCGCTGCAAGCAGGAGCGCCGCCAAAATCAGAGTCCACTTTTTCCGAGTCATTGCCCTATCTCCTGGGGGTGACTGCCGATCCATTCAATAAATTAGCGCCATTATATGAACGTGCTCCGGTTGAATGCAACTTGATCGGTTCACCTTTTTTAAAATCTCCACCAGACCTCCAGAGAACGGCCGGGCGGCGTTAGCCCAGTCATCTAGCCCAATGCCTTGCAAATCTTCTGCCAAAAGATGACCTGCCCTGTCCGGTAGCGTCATGATAGGATGAAGTGCGGTATTTTGATGCAGCTCGATGCCGCCATCGCGATCATCCCGGCAAGGTTCAACTCCACTCGTTTCCCTGGAAAACCCGTAGCCCAAATAGACGGAAAAACGTTGATAGAGCACGTTTACAGGCGAGTCCAGCAGGCTTCGCTGGTGACCCGGATTCTTGTGGCGACGGATGATCAGAGGATTGCCGACGCAGTCGAGCGGTTCGGCGGGACCGTTATTATGACCCGGAATGACCATCCAAGTGGCACAGACCGTTTGGCCGAGGCTGCCGAAACCCTCGATTCCCAGGCGCTAGTGGTGAACGTCCAGGGGGACGAGCCGATGATCGAGCCCTCCGACATCGACCAGGCCATTGCCGCGGCCGCACTCGGAGACGCCGAAATTGTAACCCTGATGACAAAATTGGAGCCTGCCGCAGCCGATGATCCGAACCGGGTCAAGGTCGTAACGGACCGGAATGGAATCGCGCTATATTTTTCCCGCGCGAAAATTCCATCGGGAGGGACCTGTTTTCTCCACCTCGGCCTTTACGTTTACCGGGTGGATTTTCTCAGAAAATTTTCGAAACTCGAGCGCACGCCTCTCGAGATCGCCGAAAGGCTGGAACAGTTGAGGGCGCTGGAGCACGGATATCGGATTCGCGTGGTTGAGGTCGCAAACGAATCGTGGGGCATCGATACGCCTGCCGACCTTGAAAGGTATAAAGAATTAGTTGGGAGCCGGGACTGATAAATGGAAAAGAAATTCATCTTCGTGACGGGCGGAGTGGTTTCATCGCTGGGGAAAGGCCTCGCGTCCGCTTCAATCGGTTGTTTGCTGGAAAGCCGCGGGTTCACGGTCAACCTGCTGAAATTCGACCCTTATTTAAATGTGGATCCGGGCACGATGAGCCCGTACCAGCACGGCGAAGTCTACGTCACCGACGACGGTGCGGAGACCGATCTCGACCTCGGCCACTACGAACGCTATACGCACGCGGAACTGACCCGCAAGAATAACCTCACCACCGGCCGCATCTACGAAACCATCATTCAGAAGGAGCGGCGCGGGGATTATCTGGGGAAGACGGTCCAGGTCATTCCTCACGTGACGAACGAAATCAAAGCTGCCGCTCGTCGTGTGTCGGAGGACGTGGACATCACGATCGTCGAAATCGGCGGCACCGTCGGCGATATCGAATCCCTTCCTTTCCTTGAGGCGATCCGGCAGCTGCGCCAGGAAGTCGGGCGCGAACACTCCTTATTTATCCACCTGACTCTGGTGCCTTTCATTCCTACCGCCGGTGAATTGAAGACCAAGCCGACCCAGCACAGCGTCAAGGAACTGCTTGAAATCGGAATTCAGGCCGACATCCTTTTGTGCCGTACAGACCGGTTCCTGTCGCCGGATATGAAATCCAAGATCGCTCTTTTCTGCAACCTGTCGGAGCACGCCGTCATCACCGCGAAAGATGTCGAAAGTGTTTATGAAGTGCCGCTTGTGCTTGCCGCCGAAGGACTCGACGATGAGATTGTCCGGCAGCTGCACCTTCCGAACTCCGAACGCAGGATGGACGACTGGAAAGCGTTGATCGAACGTGTGCACAATCCGATGGACGAGGTCCATATCGGCGTCGTCGGCAAATACGTCGAACTGGAGGACGCATATAAGAGCCTTCGCGAGGCGCTGATTCACGGCGGGCTGGTTCATAACCTGAGAACACGAATTCATTGGATCGAAGCCGAAAGCCTGGAAGACGGTAAAGAACCCGCCACGCTGCGCCAGTTCGACGGCATCCTGGTTCCCGGAGGTTTCGGCAAGCGGGGCATTCCCGGAATGATTCGCGCCATTCAGTTCGCGCGCGAGGAGAAGGTCCCGTATTTCGGAATTTGTCTCGGCATGCAATGCGCCACGATCGAATATGCGCTCAATGTCTGCGGCTTGAAAGCCGCGAACAGCACCGAATTCGACGCCAACACGCCATACCCGGTTATTTACAAATTGCGCGATCTGCTCGGCATCGATACCATCGGCGGGACCATGCGTCTCGGAGCTTATCCGGCGGACCTGCAGCCCGGTTCGCTCGCGAACCGGATCTACGGATCGGCAGTGATTTCCGAGCGGCATCGCCATCGTTATGAATTCAACCGGCAGTTCGAGAAGGCCCTGACCGATAACGGCCTGATCATTTCGGGAGTCTCGCCCGACAAAAACTTTGTGGAGATTGTGGAGATCGCCGACCATCCGTGGTTCCTCGGATGCCAGTTCCATCCGGAGTTCAAGTCGAAGCCGCTGGCTCCGCATCCGCTCTTCGCATCATTTATTAATGCGTCGTATGAACATCGCCTGAGCCATGCAACAACTTCCGCTGAAGTACGCCGAACTCGGGCGTGAACTATTCCTGATCGCCGGTCCCTGCGTGATCGAGAGCCGTGATCACGCATTCTTCATGGCCTCGGAGCTGAAGAAGATTACTTCCGCGGCCGGCGTTTCCTTTATCTTCAAGGCTTCGTACGACAAGGCGAATCGCAGCTCGATCAAGTCGTTTCGAGGCGCCGGCATGAAGGAAGGCCTGAAGATTCTCGGCGACATTCGCGAGCAGATAAACGTCCCTGTTCTTTCCGATGTACATGAAGCTTCCCACTGCGGGCCGGCCGGCGAAGTTCTGGACGTGCTTCAGATTCCGGCATTTCTATCGCGTCAAACCGATCTGCTTGTGGCGGCGGCGGAAACCGGGAAGATGGTCAACGTTAAAAAGGGACAGTTCCTCGCCCCATGGGAGATGAAGAACGTCGTCGACAAGCTGCGCGAATCCGGGAATTCCCAGGTTCTGCTGACCGAGCGCGGCGCGTCTTTCGGTTATAACAACCTGGTCGTCGATTTCCGCAGTTTTCCTATCATGCAGAGTTTCGGTTGTCCCGTCATTTTCGATGTCACGCACAGCCTGCAGCTGCCGGGCGCTCAAGGCCAGAGTTCCGGCGGCCAGCCTCAGTACATTCCCCACTTCGCTCGCGCCGGCGTGGCCGCCGGCGTGGACGGTCTGTTCATGGAAGTCCACGATGATCCGGCGAAGGCTTTGTCGGACGGCCCCAACGCGTTGCGCTTGTCATTATTGGCGCCGCTTCTCGAAGAAGTGATTAAGATACGGACATGCCTGAAAAAGACATAACGCCGCTGGCGTGGAAAATCGAGCTCGTGTTGATGGACGTCGACGGTGTCCTCACGGACGGCAAACTCCTCCTGGTTCCGATGCCGGACGGCAGCGTCGTTGAAGCAAAAGCATTCAACGTCAATGACGGAGCGGCTCTCGCCATGGCGCGCCGCGCCGGCATGAGGACCGGCATCATTTCCGGCCGCAGTTCGGCCGCGCTGTCACGCCGCGCCGAAGAGTTGAAGGTGGAATTCTTTTATCACGGCCTCGGACGGACCAAGACCTCCGCGATCGAGGAGATTTTCAAGAAAACCAACCTTACGAAAGACCGCGTCTGTTATGTCGGAGATGATGTCCAGGATCTGCCGCTGTTTTCCCGCGTCGGCCTGCCTATTGCCGTCGCCAACGCCTCTCAAGATGTCGCTTCCCGCGCTGCCTACGTCACGCGTGTGCGGGGCGGGGAAGGCGCTATCCGGGAAGTGGTGGAGCTGATCCTGCGCGCTCAAGGTAAGTGGGAAGCCGCATTGAAGGAGTTTGAGGATTAGCCGCAGATGACGCGGATGACGCAGATGGGTGCATAAAAGACCTTGGTGCACCCATCTGCGTCATCCGCGTCATCTGCGGCTAAACTTCGATCTTCGCTTCCATGCTGACCTTCGCATTCAACAGCTTCGAGATCGGGCAGCCGGCCTTGGCATTATCCGCTGCAGTCTGAACCTTGGCGCGATCCGCGCCGGGCGCTTTGATCGTGACTTCCAGATGGCTGGCCGTGACGGAGAACCCGTCACCGACTTTCTCCAGAGTGACCGTTGCCGACGCCGCAATGCTCTGAGCTTTGATGCCGGCGGCATCCAACTGTGCCGAAGTCGCCATTGCGAAGCAGCTCGAATGAGCCGCGGCGATCAACTCCTCAGGATTCGTGCCTTTCTCTTCTTCGAAACGCTTTGAAAACGAGTACGGTGTATTGATCAGTACACCGCTGTCCGTGGATATCGTTCCCTTGCCGTCTTTGAGCCCGCCTTGCCACACCGCAGAAGCTTTTCGTTTCATTTGTCCTCCTCTACGTAAGATACACTTGTACTGTTATGGATACGAAGTTCGTTGCGGTGGGCGCGCTCTCCATATGGAGCGTTGCCGCCGGTTTGATTTATGCACAGCAGGGGCAGGTTCGGCCCGCTCAGGAAAGAACAGCTCGCGAGGTCACCGTCACCGCGATTCCGGATGTTATCGACGCGGACGCCAAGTGGGGACTGGTCTGGCAGGGAACGGACAACGCCGACGGCATTGTCGGAACGAAGGACGGCGGACTGCTCTTCGCCCAGGAACAGCCAAGCACTGTCCGCAAGCTGGATAAGAACGATAAGGATTCGGTTTACGTGGAGAATACGCACGGCGCCGGCGCGCTGGCCATCGATGACAAAGGACGCGTTCTGGCCGTCGAGAGAACCTGCACCGATCCCGGCAGCGGGGGTGCCGCGTGTTCGGAGCCGACGGCGATAGCGGTCATCTACCCGGAAGAGGCCCGCAGAACCATCATCGACAATTTCGAGGGAAAGTCGCTGGGACGCCTCAACGATCTGGTCGTGGACAAGGATGACACAATCTATTTCACATCCGGTACCGCGTACTACGTCACGACACGGGCGAAAAGAAATAAGCTGAAGCTGGTTAAGGGCAAGGAGGAGATCCAGATTAACAGTCTTGGCCCGGACCTGCGTACCAATGGAATCATGCTCAGTCCCGACGAGAGAATACTCTACGTCACGAACGGTCAGACAATCATGCAGTTCGACATCCAGCTGAACGGCTACGTGAATAATCGCCGGCTGTTCGCGAAGCTCCAGGACGACAGTAACGGCGACGGTATGGCCATCGATGAAGCCGGCCGTCTATATGTGACGGCCGGTCCTGGCGTTCAGGTATTCAGTCCTCAAGGTAACTACCTGGGGACGATTCCCACGCCCCGCAACGTCATCAGCGCCGCATTTTCCGGCAAGGAAAAGAGGACGCTATATGTGGTCGGGAGCGGCGCCCTCGGTCCGGACGGCAAGGAGGTCACCACTCCTGAAGGCGTCCGCAACAATGCAAAAACCATCTACAAAATTCAGATGGTGGCCGCCGGCTTTAAGGGCCGCGCGAAGTAGACACACCGTTCAACTACCCCAGGAGAGAACTTCCAGTTTCACGCGCGCCTTGCCGTTCTCGATCACGTCGAGCGCGCGTGCCGCATCACGAGACAGATCGATGATGGCGCCTTCGCGGTGATTTTTTCCATAAGGGCCGCGGTCGAGGATGACGACATTTGTCGAACGGCCGTTCTCAAGATTAGTCACACGAACGACCGTGCCGAAGGGATAGTTCCGGTGCGCGGCTGTTGCCTTCCGATTGTCGAACTTCGTTCCACTCGCGGTCTTTCCGCCCTGAAAAGAATTTGCATAGAACGTCGCTTCCCCAAATTGCGTATCGAGGACTGTTTCTCCTTGGGCTTCGGTTTTCGCTTCGGTACTGCAAGCACATAGCGATAGACCGGCCAAAGCTGCGGCAAGGAAACGGAATCTGGATTCCATCAGACGATCCCCTGCATATCGAAGCTACAATTCAGGTACCAATGGAACTGGATGTTTCTTCCAAGCACGCTGCAGCGGGTCGTTTATTGCTCTTCAGGCCTGACCTGTGTAGCCGTCCTTAGGGATTACGTCGTCCATGGTGGAAGGGCGACGAAAGACCACTCCTTACTGTCAGGACCCGTCCACGTGGTTGAGACGCTGAACAGCGCGATTCCGGGAAGGCGAGTTCCATTGACTTGAAAGCGAGTTCGCGAACCATAGAGTTTGTCGCCGACGATCGGGCTGCCCAGGGCGGACAGCTGAACGCGAATCTGATGTGTTCTTCCCGTTTCCAGATCGATCTCAACGTCGAACGTCTGCGGCGCGGGAACAATGCACGTTCCAGGTGTTACTTTCACCACACGCAACGCACACTCCAGCCAGTTCGGACGATTTTCCGTGCTCACAGTTTTGGAGCTTCGCTCTGTGGGCTCCATATAGTGAATATGCCGACCGACTTCGGGAGCCGAGATCACCAGCGCGCGATACCGCTTCTTCACCTTGCGCTCGAGTAGAAGCCGATTGAACTGCCGCTGGAACTCTTCGGTTTTTGCAAACACGATAAGGCCGCCCACCTCGGTATCCAGACGGTGCGTCACATAGACGGAGCCGCCAAGGGTCAGACGCAGCTGATGAAGGGCGTTCTCCACTTGATTATCCAGCGTCGCGTGCACAGGAATACCGGCGGGCTTATTCATGACGACGAATTCCTTATCGTCATGCACGATCGTCTTCCTCCAGTCGATACCATCCACGGGAAAGCGCTTCGGGTGCAAATGGACTCGGATATATTGCCCCGGAGAAAGGAGCCGATTCGAGTTAATCCGCTGCCGATCCTGGTAGACAGCTCCGAAAGCGATGAGCCGTTCGCATTCCTCGATTGGCAAGCCGAAGTGGTGCGCGAGGCAGTCGATCAGCATTATTTGTTCTTTGGCGACAAAGTGGCGAATCCGGTTTTGTCGGGGGCGTTTTTGAGACATGAACTCAAGATTAAGCCGGCAGCCAGTGTTCGATGAGCCAGTCCAGCGCCACGGGCGTAGCGCGTAACGTGCTGTCGATCGCGTGCACGGCGTATTGTTGTTCGACTGCGGCAACTCCGTAGGCCTTTGCATACAGCACCCATGCCGATAGCTGATAGTGATGCAGCAGACACCCGAAACGGTGTCCCTCGAAGCTTTCAAGGACGTCATAAGCGCCGGTTGTGTCCCGGCAAGCGTGCAGCGCGATCGTGACGTCGAAGAGCAGCCGGCGCAGATCTTCGAATGCGCGCTCCGGGTCGTTCACCACTTCCTCCAGCAACGCGGCAAACTCGGTTTCCGTGGCCCCGCTCTGCTCGGCTGCTTCCCACATCATCGGTACCTGGGTCGCGATGAAGGTGGAGTCGGGCACGTTGCGCAGAAGTCGACCGACAAGGTAAAGATCGAATGCGCTGGCAATGGATTCTGCAAAAAAAAGGGCATCGGCGCACGACTCGACAAGTGGCGGGTTTGCGCCGCCTGCGAGATTCCTGGCGGCAAGGTGGTGCCACGCCATGTGCGCAACCTCATCGGCGTGCACGCTGTTGTCGCAAAGCACGTCCGCCCCTTCGTGACCACTCCAGAACGTGAGGTTCAGGAAAATCGTTCGGTCCCAGCTCATTCCGGTTCCTGCCGTCGGAACACGAAACTGGTGTCGGGAATTGCGCAGGGCTTGCTTGAGTTGTGTATAAACGGCAACGTGAGAGAACGATGTCTCATCGGTGATTGTCAGATCATCAAGGCCGACGTTTCGGAGGCTCATCGAGCGGCATTAGAAACTCAGCTGAACCTGCATCGTCATCTTCCTGTTGTACGTTGCGTTACCTGGGGTGAACGTGCCCTGGAGGCTCAATGGCTTTCCGAAGAAGGAGGACGTGAGGTTCCCGTCCGGTTGCGCGAAATTCGGATGGTTCAACGGATTGATCGCGTAGACACTGAGCGTCATGTGGTACCTCATCGACGATCCAGGGTTGGCAGCCGGCGGAACACCAGCGCCCTGTGCCGGCCCGGGCGTGGAAGCCAGGGCGGCCGCTCCCGCGGATTCGCTCTTGCCGAAATCCCAGGTGCGAGAAAGCCGCAGGCTCATATTGGCATTGCTTGGTCCTCGGCCGTAATTCTTCGGGATGACCGGAGTCCCCGGCGCCGGGGTCAAATTGAAACAACCGAATTGGGCGGTGTACACCAGCGTTGCTCCGGTGCATGAAGCAGCAGGCAGATCCACCAGGGACGGCCGTTGAACTGCGGATCCGTCGCCTGACGGGTCCGGCAATCCCGTTGTGATGTTGTAGGCGCGGCCGCTGTTATAGATAAAGATCGTGTTGGCGATCAGCTTTCCTGGCAGCGGGAACGTCGGTCCAAGCGTGAGCCGATGGCGGATATCGCCGAATGCCGGTCCGTATTCGGCGCGAAGGTTGTAATAGTTCGTAGGCAACGTGTCGAAATCCGCCTTCAGGAAATTGAGGCCGTAATTGGCGAATATCGAGATCTTCTTATAGTTGAATGTGGGGTTGATGTTGAATTGCCGCTGGTCGGCAACCCCGGTGCTTTCCGTCATCATCCTTACCGTCGTGTCTCCATAAGGAAAGGCGTTCGTAACCGGCAGCGGAGCATTCACATCGCGGCTGCGGATGAAATCCAGCCCGTGCAGCATATTGAAGTT contains:
- a CDS encoding VWA domain-containing protein, coding for MRKFLFIAVVCLSSFALAAQDKPQPQKGQNDKDFSLKVETVEVQLPVSVQDKEGRPVDGLKQENFQVFEDKVQQTIKTFRHEDIPLSLGLVIDNSGSMRNKRERVNSAALAFVRESNPDDETFIVNFDDSAYLEQDFTGSIGDLVDALDNIDARGETALYDAIYLSSDHLKAGKKDKKAILLITDGEDNVSKYNFNKVIDALRQSKVTLYAIGLLEEDDTRGGLFHDAPSKKAKGDLVKFAEITGGQAFFPKSLDEVEDITKRIAHDIRNHYTITYTPTNANLDGTYREISVKITTPKNAGKITWRAKPGYYAPKAQAVSSNQ
- a CDS encoding VWA domain-containing protein; this translates as MTRKKWTLILAALLLAALPVAIIARTARSQASLQNAADKKPSQTLKVDVDLVLVNATVTDQLNRYVSGLESQHFQIWEDKVEQKVEYFNAEDVPISVGIIFDVSGSMKEKIGTSTQAAATFLKTGNPDDEYFLVTFANRPEVVADFTTDVTRLQSKLLMTNAKGMTAMYDSVYLGLEKLKEGSNPKKALLLITDGEDNRSRYTFQNVKDFVKEQDVQIYGIGIVDDFNSQLNAGRSGRAMIEELADLTGGRAFFPDSVQELDDICTKIAVELKNQYVLGYHSTNGAKDGKWRKLKVKVNPPKGIQHLNVRAKSGYFAAMADAAPATKD
- the kdsB gene encoding 3-deoxy-manno-octulosonate cytidylyltransferase, with the protein product MQLDAAIAIIPARFNSTRFPGKPVAQIDGKTLIEHVYRRVQQASLVTRILVATDDQRIADAVERFGGTVIMTRNDHPSGTDRLAEAAETLDSQALVVNVQGDEPMIEPSDIDQAIAAAALGDAEIVTLMTKLEPAAADDPNRVKVVTDRNGIALYFSRAKIPSGGTCFLHLGLYVYRVDFLRKFSKLERTPLEIAERLEQLRALEHGYRIRVVEVANESWGIDTPADLERYKELVGSRD
- a CDS encoding CTP synthase, yielding MEKKFIFVTGGVVSSLGKGLASASIGCLLESRGFTVNLLKFDPYLNVDPGTMSPYQHGEVYVTDDGAETDLDLGHYERYTHAELTRKNNLTTGRIYETIIQKERRGDYLGKTVQVIPHVTNEIKAAARRVSEDVDITIVEIGGTVGDIESLPFLEAIRQLRQEVGREHSLFIHLTLVPFIPTAGELKTKPTQHSVKELLEIGIQADILLCRTDRFLSPDMKSKIALFCNLSEHAVITAKDVESVYEVPLVLAAEGLDDEIVRQLHLPNSERRMDDWKALIERVHNPMDEVHIGVVGKYVELEDAYKSLREALIHGGLVHNLRTRIHWIEAESLEDGKEPATLRQFDGILVPGGFGKRGIPGMIRAIQFAREEKVPYFGICLGMQCATIEYALNVCGLKAANSTEFDANTPYPVIYKLRDLLGIDTIGGTMRLGAYPADLQPGSLANRIYGSAVISERHRHRYEFNRQFEKALTDNGLIISGVSPDKNFVEIVEIADHPWFLGCQFHPEFKSKPLAPHPLFASFINASYEHRLSHATTSAEVRRTRA
- the kdsA gene encoding 3-deoxy-8-phosphooctulonate synthase, yielding MQQLPLKYAELGRELFLIAGPCVIESRDHAFFMASELKKITSAAGVSFIFKASYDKANRSSIKSFRGAGMKEGLKILGDIREQINVPVLSDVHEASHCGPAGEVLDVLQIPAFLSRQTDLLVAAAETGKMVNVKKGQFLAPWEMKNVVDKLRESGNSQVLLTERGASFGYNNLVVDFRSFPIMQSFGCPVIFDVTHSLQLPGAQGQSSGGQPQYIPHFARAGVAAGVDGLFMEVHDDPAKALSDGPNALRLSLLAPLLEEVIKIRTCLKKT
- a CDS encoding HAD hydrolase family protein, with protein sequence MPEKDITPLAWKIELVLMDVDGVLTDGKLLLVPMPDGSVVEAKAFNVNDGAALAMARRAGMRTGIISGRSSAALSRRAEELKVEFFYHGLGRTKTSAIEEIFKKTNLTKDRVCYVGDDVQDLPLFSRVGLPIAVANASQDVASRAAYVTRVRGGEGAIREVVELILRAQGKWEAALKEFED
- a CDS encoding OsmC family protein — encoded protein: MKRKASAVWQGGLKDGKGTISTDSGVLINTPYSFSKRFEEEKGTNPEELIAAAHSSCFAMATSAQLDAAGIKAQSIAASATVTLEKVGDGFSVTASHLEVTIKAPGADRAKVQTAADNAKAGCPISKLLNAKVSMEAKIEV
- a CDS encoding SMP-30/gluconolactonase/LRE family protein, whose protein sequence is MDTKFVAVGALSIWSVAAGLIYAQQGQVRPAQERTAREVTVTAIPDVIDADAKWGLVWQGTDNADGIVGTKDGGLLFAQEQPSTVRKLDKNDKDSVYVENTHGAGALAIDDKGRVLAVERTCTDPGSGGAACSEPTAIAVIYPEEARRTIIDNFEGKSLGRLNDLVVDKDDTIYFTSGTAYYVTTRAKRNKLKLVKGKEEIQINSLGPDLRTNGIMLSPDERILYVTNGQTIMQFDIQLNGYVNNRRLFAKLQDDSNGDGMAIDEAGRLYVTAGPGVQVFSPQGNYLGTIPTPRNVISAAFSGKEKRTLYVVGSGALGPDGKEVTTPEGVRNNAKTIYKIQMVAAGFKGRAK
- a CDS encoding septal ring lytic transglycosylase RlpA family protein; protein product: MESRFRFLAAALAGLSLCACSTEAKTEAQGETVLDTQFGEATFYANSFQGGKTASGTKFDNRKATAAHRNYPFGTVVRVTNLENGRSTNVVILDRGPYGKNHREGAIIDLSRDAARALDVIENGKARVKLEVLSWGS
- a CDS encoding RluA family pseudouridine synthase, with product MLIDCLAHHFGLPIEECERLIAFGAVYQDRQRINSNRLLSPGQYIRVHLHPKRFPVDGIDWRKTIVHDDKEFVVMNKPAGIPVHATLDNQVENALHQLRLTLGGSVYVTHRLDTEVGGLIVFAKTEEFQRQFNRLLLERKVKKRYRALVISAPEVGRHIHYMEPTERSSKTVSTENRPNWLECALRVVKVTPGTCIVPAPQTFDVEIDLETGRTHQIRVQLSALGSPIVGDKLYGSRTRFQVNGTRLPGIALFSVSTTWTGPDSKEWSFVALPPWTT